The Neoarius graeffei isolate fNeoGra1 chromosome 7, fNeoGra1.pri, whole genome shotgun sequence genome includes a region encoding these proteins:
- the LOC132889693 gene encoding GTPase IMAP family member 4-like isoform X1, translating to MSTMETQKVHEQQKPHEDLRIVVLGKTGVGKSSAGNTILGEEAFKYDISASSVTKECCKDIKQVNGRKIAVIDTPGLFDPNFTLEEIVDRLKFCIPLSAPGPHVFLFVVQPGRFTEEDKKTVEIFLKVFGEDAIHHTMVLFTQGDKLGKRNMQGFVRQNQDLAKFFNMCNQRHHVFNNEVKDPTQVFQLLEKIDKMLSENGGNYYTNEMLQMAEQAIEEEKQRLLKEREEQRCRQFEALKQEALFEAYTEFQEKQEREAREQAEKKNKYIDFIAQVLWSLLENFLTKQLQNAGKNEA from the coding sequence TGCATGAGCAACAGAAACCTCATGAAGATCTCCGGATTGTTGTTTTGGGGAAAACTGGAGTTGGAAAAAGCTCTGCTGGAAACACCATCCTGGGTGAAGAAGCCTTCAAATATGATATATCAGCATCATCTGTGACCAAGGAATGCTGCAAGGACATCAAACAAGTAAATGGCAGGAAAATTGCAGTGATTGATACTCCAGGCCTGTTTGATCCAAACTTTACATTAGAGGAGATAGTAGATAGGCTCAAGTTCTGCATCCCTCTCTCTGCTCCTGGTCCACATGTCTTCCTGTTCGTGGTTCAGCCTGGCAGATTCACTGAGGAAGACAAGAAGACAGTGGAGATCTTTCTGAAGGTATTCGGGGAAGATGCCATTCACCACACTATGGTCTTGTTCACCCAAGGAGACAAGCTTGGTAAAAGAAACATGCAAGGGTTTGTTCGTCAAAACCAAGATCTGGCAAAATTCTTCAACATGTGTAACCAGAGGCACCATGTTTTCAACAATGAGGTGAAGGATCCTACACAGGTGTTTCAGCTGCTGGAAAAGATTGACAAAATGTTGTCAGAAAATGGAGGAAATTATTATACCAATGAAATGCTGCAGATGGCAGAGCAAGCGATTGAGGAAGAGAAACAGCGGCTTCTGAAGGAACGTGAAGAGCAGAGATGCAGGCAGTTTGAGGCTCTGAAGCAGGAAGCTCTGTTTGAAGCTTACACAGAGTTTCAGGAGAAGCAGGAGAGAGAGGCCAGAGAGCAAGCGGAAAAGAAAAACAAGTACATTGACTTCATCGCACAGGTTTTGTGGAGTCTCCTTGAGAACTTCCTCACAAAGCAATTACAAAATGCAggaaaaaatgaagcataa